Proteins encoded within one genomic window of Vicinamibacterales bacterium:
- a CDS encoding DinB family protein, with protein sequence MNADQARAVADAMIGSLESESVATRKVIAAVPAANRDYRPDAKSRTAWEIATHLATSDIWFADCILNGKFDWTGDPPLPKEFTDPGAVAKWHEKHFGEKLAAIRALTPAQLLADADFFGSKGPVVTYLVAFNNHHIHHRGQLAAYLRAAGSKVPAIYGISADENLMAQA encoded by the coding sequence ATGAACGCAGATCAGGCCCGTGCAGTCGCCGACGCGATGATCGGGTCGCTCGAGAGCGAATCGGTCGCGACCCGCAAGGTCATCGCCGCGGTTCCGGCTGCCAACCGCGACTACAGGCCGGACGCGAAATCGCGGACGGCGTGGGAGATCGCCACGCATCTGGCGACGAGCGACATCTGGTTCGCCGACTGCATCCTCAACGGCAAATTCGACTGGACGGGCGACCCGCCGCTGCCGAAGGAGTTCACCGATCCGGGGGCCGTGGCGAAATGGCACGAGAAGCATTTCGGCGAGAAGCTCGCCGCGATCCGCGCCTTGACGCCGGCGCAGCTGCTCGCCGACGCAGATTTCTTCGGATCGAAAGGGCCGGTCGTGACGTATCTCGTGGCCTTCAACAACCATCACATCCATCATCGCGGTCAGCTCGCGGCGTATCTGCGTGCGGCCGGCTCGAAGGTGCCGGCCATCTACGGCATCAGCGCCGACGAGAACCTGATGGCACAGGCCTGA
- a CDS encoding Gfo/Idh/MocA family oxidoreductase: protein MRPVSSRRTFLKHAATGAAGGVLATSMASNAESQDRAAGANRRVRVALIGCGGQGTSDLRNALRLGAQVVALCDVDDEQLAKAAQRVHGEFNQQPDNAGRDFRRVLDRQDVDAVIIGTPDHWHALPTVLACQAGKDVYVEKPLALTIGEGRVMVKAARRYNRVVQMGTQQRSSNHFKDAIAYVKSGALGTIRVVKAWAYQDWMGNIAPVPDTAPPASVDYDMWLGPAAKRPFNKNRFHFNFRWYYDYSGGLMTDWGAHMLDVANWGMGVTAPKSATSVGGKFGFPEDAEETPDTQQALWEYEGYSVIWEHATAIGQGPYMRDHGVAFHGNNGVLVVDRSGWEVLPETETTNGKKRYRMQGEPHRGASGDMGLAHMKDFLDCLDSRQRPTSDVEVGHNSMIACHLGNIAFRTGRRVHWDIAAETIADDAEQEKYVLRPYRAPWTLPQIT, encoded by the coding sequence ATGAGACCCGTGAGCAGCCGCCGGACATTCCTGAAGCACGCCGCCACCGGCGCCGCCGGCGGCGTGCTGGCCACGTCGATGGCGTCGAACGCCGAATCCCAGGACCGAGCTGCCGGCGCCAACCGGCGCGTCCGCGTCGCGCTCATCGGCTGCGGCGGCCAGGGCACTTCCGACCTGCGCAACGCGCTGCGGCTCGGCGCGCAGGTCGTCGCCCTCTGCGACGTGGACGACGAGCAGCTCGCCAAAGCGGCCCAGCGCGTCCACGGCGAATTCAATCAGCAGCCCGACAACGCCGGGCGCGATTTCCGGCGCGTCCTCGATCGCCAGGACGTCGACGCGGTGATCATCGGCACCCCCGATCACTGGCACGCCCTGCCGACGGTCCTGGCCTGCCAGGCCGGCAAGGACGTCTACGTCGAGAAGCCGCTGGCGCTGACGATCGGCGAAGGCCGGGTGATGGTCAAGGCGGCGCGGCGCTACAACCGCGTCGTGCAGATGGGCACGCAGCAGCGCAGCTCGAACCATTTCAAGGATGCGATCGCCTACGTGAAATCCGGCGCGCTCGGCACGATCCGCGTCGTCAAGGCGTGGGCCTATCAGGACTGGATGGGCAACATCGCGCCGGTGCCCGACACGGCGCCGCCGGCGAGCGTCGACTACGACATGTGGCTCGGTCCGGCAGCGAAACGGCCGTTCAACAAGAACCGCTTCCACTTCAATTTTCGCTGGTACTACGATTATTCGGGCGGCCTGATGACCGACTGGGGCGCGCACATGCTCGACGTCGCCAACTGGGGCATGGGCGTCACGGCGCCGAAATCAGCGACCTCGGTCGGCGGCAAGTTCGGATTCCCCGAAGACGCGGAGGAGACGCCCGACACGCAGCAGGCCCTCTGGGAATACGAGGGCTACAGCGTGATCTGGGAGCACGCGACGGCGATCGGCCAGGGACCCTACATGCGCGACCACGGCGTCGCCTTCCACGGCAACAACGGCGTGCTCGTGGTCGACCGCAGCGGCTGGGAAGTGCTGCCCGAGACCGAAACGACGAACGGCAAGAAGCGCTACCGCATGCAGGGTGAGCCGCACCGCGGCGCTTCCGGCGACATGGGCCTGGCGCACATGAAGGATTTCCTCGACTGCCTCGACTCGCGCCAGCGTCCCACGTCCGATGTCGAGGTCGGCCACAACTCGATGATCGCCTGCCACCTCGGGAACATCGCCTTCCGCACCGGCCGCCGCGTGCACTGGGACATCGCCGCCGAGACGATCGCCGACGACGCCGAGCAGGAGAAGTACGTCCTGCGCCCGTACCGCGCGCCGTGGACGCTGCCGCAGATCACCTGA
- a CDS encoding Gfo/Idh/MocA family oxidoreductase: MPAPLRLALLGCGLIARVHSRNLRRLGRADIVPSYASRDRAKAEAYRQRYGGVASYGDYDAAITDPSIDAVLIAVPPKFHLELTLRALAAGKHVIVEKPAFPSIDSYQTAAAARDRAGRVVLVGENDHYKPLAVRLRRLLAEGLIGDMLFAHYVTIARRLKTADDWRNDETLAGGDAFFEEGIHWLHFAASLGPRIVRIEGMRPSAAGGGGDRRAKSMMVAFQYDNSAAGTLYYSREVPSLLRGMRLSKIFGRRGVITFESNGLFIVARGQFMPRLIWPGMNDFRGYRAMYRDFVGAIRSGAPPQMSLERAREDHRLMDEVYGSL, translated from the coding sequence ATGCCGGCCCCGCTGCGTCTCGCCTTGCTCGGGTGTGGATTGATCGCCCGGGTGCACAGCCGTAATCTGCGCCGTCTCGGACGCGCGGACATCGTGCCCTCCTATGCGAGTCGCGATCGTGCGAAGGCCGAGGCGTATCGCCAGCGCTACGGCGGCGTCGCCAGTTACGGCGACTACGACGCGGCGATCACCGATCCGTCGATCGATGCCGTGCTGATCGCGGTGCCGCCGAAGTTCCATCTGGAGCTGACGCTGCGGGCGCTCGCGGCCGGCAAGCACGTGATCGTGGAGAAACCGGCGTTCCCCTCGATCGACAGCTACCAGACCGCGGCCGCGGCGCGCGATCGCGCCGGACGCGTGGTCCTCGTCGGCGAGAACGATCACTACAAGCCGCTCGCGGTCCGGCTCCGCCGGCTGCTCGCGGAAGGCCTGATCGGCGACATGCTGTTCGCGCACTACGTCACCATCGCGCGGCGGCTCAAGACCGCCGACGACTGGCGCAACGACGAGACGCTGGCCGGCGGCGATGCGTTCTTCGAGGAAGGGATCCACTGGCTGCACTTCGCCGCCAGCCTCGGTCCGCGCATCGTCCGCATCGAGGGGATGCGGCCGAGCGCCGCGGGCGGCGGCGGCGATCGCCGCGCCAAGAGCATGATGGTGGCGTTCCAGTACGACAACAGCGCCGCCGGCACGCTCTATTACTCGCGCGAGGTTCCGTCGCTGCTGCGCGGCATGCGTCTCTCGAAGATCTTCGGACGCCGCGGCGTCATCACGTTCGAGTCGAACGGCTTGTTCATCGTCGCGCGCGGTCAATTCATGCCGCGGCTGATCTGGCCGGGGATGAACGATTTCCGCGGCTACCGCGCGATGTATCGCGATTTCGTCGGCGCGATCCGCAGCGGTGCGCCGCCGCAGATGAGCCTCGAGCGCGCCAGGGAGGACCATCGGCTGATGGACGAGGTGTACGGTTCGCTGTGA
- a CDS encoding cold shock domain-containing protein gives MASNGTIKRLVSDKGFGFILAEDGAEYFFHNSACQGTRFDQLREGQPVTFEKGQGPKGPRAENVRVA, from the coding sequence ATGGCTTCGAACGGCACGATCAAGCGTCTGGTTAGCGACAAGGGTTTCGGGTTCATCCTGGCGGAAGACGGCGCGGAGTACTTCTTCCACAATTCCGCGTGCCAGGGCACGCGCTTCGACCAGCTGCGTGAGGGACAGCCCGTCACGTTCGAGAAGGGTCAGGGCCCCAAGGGCCCGCGCGCCGAGAACGTTCGCGTCGCCTAG
- a CDS encoding GMC family oxidoreductase — MIQSYDIIVIGTGAGGGTIAQALAGSGARLLVIERGDFVAQEDENWSAAAVWKDLRYRTRETWLDNEGREFRPYTHYNVGGNTKFWGSVLYRLRREDFHDVQHADGVSPAWPIDYDTLAPYYDRAERLYRVRGGLGDDPTEPPHAAPYPFPAVPHAPGMGRIADRLRGLGLHPSPLPLGLIDVGGPNGCRLCNTCNSFVCRIHAKSDADVVAVRPLQAAANVTLWTNATARRLLTDPAGRTVTAVEIERGGAVEVVAAPTVVVSCGAINSAALLLRSATDKHPHGLANSSGLVGRRYMAHLATMLEGVRWQTNHDEFQKTLAINDFYLAGAHAPYPLGQIQSQGRTHAIMAKITGDAWVYKGIAMRHIPLWAYQRWVSRATDWLAMTEDLPDPDNRVRLAPDGRIVLDVRQNNQRAHARLVDTLREILGRLGYWSPKVFAHMAGTKNTTHQCGTLVFGRDPRTSVLDPWCRAHDVDNLFVVDASFFPSSAAVNPGLTIAAQALRTADHIMGVA; from the coding sequence GTGATCCAGTCCTACGACATCATCGTCATCGGCACCGGCGCCGGTGGCGGCACGATCGCGCAGGCGCTCGCCGGGTCGGGAGCGCGGCTGCTGGTGATCGAGCGCGGCGACTTCGTCGCGCAGGAAGACGAGAACTGGAGCGCGGCGGCGGTCTGGAAGGACCTTCGCTACCGCACCCGGGAGACGTGGCTGGACAACGAAGGCCGCGAGTTCCGCCCCTACACGCACTACAACGTCGGCGGCAACACGAAGTTCTGGGGCAGCGTGCTCTACCGGCTGCGGCGCGAAGACTTCCATGACGTGCAGCACGCCGACGGCGTATCGCCGGCGTGGCCCATCGACTACGACACGCTGGCGCCGTACTACGATCGCGCCGAACGTCTGTACCGCGTGCGCGGCGGGCTCGGCGACGATCCGACCGAGCCGCCGCACGCCGCGCCGTACCCGTTTCCGGCCGTGCCGCATGCGCCGGGGATGGGCCGCATCGCCGACCGGCTGCGCGGGCTGGGGCTGCATCCGTCGCCGCTGCCGCTCGGGCTGATCGACGTCGGCGGCCCGAACGGCTGCCGCCTGTGCAACACCTGCAACTCGTTCGTCTGCCGCATCCACGCCAAGAGCGACGCCGACGTCGTCGCGGTGCGCCCGCTGCAGGCGGCGGCGAACGTGACGCTGTGGACCAACGCCACGGCGCGGCGGCTGCTGACCGATCCGGCGGGCCGGACAGTGACGGCCGTCGAGATCGAGCGCGGCGGCGCCGTCGAGGTCGTCGCGGCGCCAACGGTCGTCGTCTCGTGCGGCGCGATCAATTCCGCCGCGCTGCTGCTGCGGTCGGCGACCGACAAGCACCCGCACGGCCTCGCCAACTCGTCGGGCCTCGTCGGCCGGCGCTACATGGCGCACCTGGCGACGATGCTCGAGGGGGTGCGCTGGCAGACGAACCACGACGAGTTCCAGAAGACGCTCGCCATCAACGATTTCTACCTCGCCGGCGCGCACGCGCCGTATCCGCTCGGGCAAATCCAGTCGCAGGGGCGGACGCACGCGATCATGGCCAAGATCACCGGCGACGCCTGGGTCTACAAGGGGATCGCGATGCGCCACATTCCCCTCTGGGCCTACCAGCGGTGGGTGTCGCGCGCCACCGACTGGCTGGCGATGACCGAGGACCTGCCCGATCCCGACAACCGCGTCCGGCTCGCGCCTGATGGACGCATCGTGCTCGACGTGCGCCAGAACAACCAGCGCGCGCACGCCAGGCTCGTCGACACGTTGCGGGAGATTCTCGGCAGGCTCGGCTACTGGTCGCCGAAGGTGTTCGCGCACATGGCCGGCACCAAGAACACGACGCATCAGTGCGGCACGCTCGTTTTCGGCCGCGACCCGCGCACCTCGGTGCTCGACCCATGGTGCCGCGCGCACGACGTCGACAACCTCTTCGTCGTCGACGCGTCGTTCTTCCCCTCGTCGGCGGCCGTCAACCCCGGCCTGACGATCGCGGCGCAGGCGCTTCGTACCGCCGATCACATCATGGGGGTCGCATGA